Proteins encoded together in one Psychrobacter sanguinis window:
- a CDS encoding PspC domain-containing protein — translation MGKLKKLHRSRNHRMIAGVMGGIAEYFGWSPNLTRILFVIISSASAAVPGILVYLVLWLIMPKATAESYV, via the coding sequence ATGGGAAAATTAAAAAAACTACACCGTTCACGTAACCACCGTATGATAGCAGGAGTGATGGGCGGTATTGCTGAATATTTTGGTTGGTCACCGAACTTAACACGTATTTTGTTTGTGATAATTTCGAGTGCCAGTGCCGCCGTCCCCGGTATTCTAGTTTACTTGGTTCTTTGGTTGATTATGCCAAAAGCTACCGCAGAGTCTTATGTGTAG
- the nadR gene encoding multifunctional transcriptional regulator/nicotinamide-nucleotide adenylyltransferase/ribosylnicotinamide kinase NadR: protein MQKSGLMIGHFEPLHLGHIRSILHASSLVEVLHIVITKHPNPNPKFPVTLQDKARWLQMACSDLPFIKIHTCDDFLFPVHDSIEDIAINIDAYNAKIDYIQDKFQIDEDNVLLVTEGHPLSKPAVTSALNIDVTTTPLHPEFDSTAIHYNPIANWDIIHPEARGSYTRTVAIVGGESSGKTTLAHKLANYYGADLVLEMGRLYVGTDLGGTEEGLQYSDYGPIALDHAQAVRETMYQAQSPITIVDTDFVTTQAFCEEYEGRSHPFVTACIEEFRFDHTLFLANNTPWVNDGMRSLGSHNDRERFENRLSAIFERHHIETHRITSPDYFQRYQDAIAYIDQHVFNK, encoded by the coding sequence ATGCAAAAATCAGGACTAATGATTGGCCATTTTGAGCCGCTACATTTGGGCCATATTCGCAGTATTTTACATGCTTCATCGTTGGTTGAAGTTTTACACATTGTCATTACCAAACACCCCAACCCCAATCCTAAATTTCCAGTCACATTGCAAGACAAAGCGCGTTGGCTACAAATGGCATGCAGTGATTTGCCTTTTATCAAAATTCATACTTGTGATGATTTCTTGTTCCCGGTACACGATAGTATTGAAGATATTGCCATCAATATTGATGCCTACAATGCCAAAATTGATTATATTCAGGACAAATTTCAGATCGATGAAGACAATGTGCTATTGGTGACTGAAGGCCATCCTTTATCGAAACCTGCGGTCACCTCAGCGTTAAACATTGACGTCACCACAACGCCACTTCATCCTGAATTTGATAGTACTGCTATTCACTACAATCCTATTGCCAACTGGGATATCATCCACCCTGAAGCACGTGGCAGCTATACGCGTACAGTCGCTATTGTCGGCGGTGAAAGCTCGGGTAAAACCACCTTGGCCCATAAGCTTGCCAACTACTATGGTGCTGATTTGGTACTAGAGATGGGCCGACTCTATGTCGGTACTGACCTTGGTGGCACTGAAGAAGGGCTGCAATACAGTGATTATGGTCCCATTGCTTTAGACCATGCTCAAGCGGTGCGTGAGACGATGTACCAAGCCCAATCCCCTATTACTATCGTTGACACTGACTTCGTCACGACTCAAGCATTTTGTGAGGAGTATGAGGGTCGTAGCCATCCTTTTGTCACAGCTTGTATAGAAGAGTTTCGTTTTGACCATACCTTATTTTTGGCCAACAATACGCCTTGGGTAAATGATGGTATGCGCTCGTTGGGCAGTCATAATGATCGAGAACGTTTTGAAAATAGGCTGAGCGCAATTTTTGAGCGTCATCATATCGAAACTCATCGCATTACTAGTCCAGATTACTTTCAGCGGTATCAGGATGCCATCGCCTATATTGACCAACACGTTTTTAATAAATAA
- the pnuC gene encoding nicotinamide riboside transporter PnuC, whose translation MRIQLLDNLTGKWAMQWIVAWFVFGVIALSTGFWLTTEHTQLDWFYLGVSLVGLGCVVSLSFRRNVMGNGLGMAATAGEVVVQGTSGAVGLMLAPLFNFFTHVYGLFYWSKNTDPDGNMVPKSATKWVWIVTLAFIAIGLTLFPIVNEWLAQKGYAVVQDDGSQFLGMIDFYWINVFAFVLSITAQATMILRYSFNWWIWIAVNFVWLIVNLMTGNYIFAIQTMVYQINSFIGLYEWQRSAEEA comes from the coding sequence ATGCGTATCCAACTATTAGATAACCTCACCGGAAAATGGGCAATGCAATGGATTGTTGCTTGGTTTGTCTTCGGTGTCATAGCACTCAGCACTGGCTTTTGGCTGACCACAGAACATACCCAGCTAGACTGGTTTTACTTAGGTGTTTCCTTAGTAGGGCTGGGCTGTGTGGTGTCTTTGTCTTTCCGTAGGAATGTGATGGGTAATGGCCTAGGCATGGCGGCCACCGCAGGTGAGGTGGTGGTTCAAGGTACTTCAGGCGCTGTGGGTCTCATGCTGGCCCCGCTGTTTAACTTTTTTACTCATGTTTATGGCTTATTTTACTGGTCAAAAAACACTGACCCCGATGGCAATATGGTCCCCAAATCAGCCACCAAGTGGGTGTGGATAGTGACCCTCGCTTTTATCGCCATTGGTCTGACTTTATTTCCTATCGTTAACGAATGGTTGGCCCAAAAGGGCTATGCCGTGGTGCAAGATGACGGTAGCCAGTTCTTAGGCATGATCGACTTCTACTGGATTAACGTGTTTGCTTTTGTACTGTCCATTACCGCACAGGCAACAATGATCCTTCGTTACTCTTTTAACTGGTGGATATGGATTGCAGTGAATTTTGTCTGGTTGATTGTTAACTTGATGACTGGTAACTATATCTTTGCCATTCAAACCATGGTCTATCAGATTAACTCATTCATTGGGTTGTATGAGTGGCAACGTAGTGCCGAAGAAGCCTAG
- a CDS encoding IS701 family transposase, with the protein MKKPKVTRLDYCQYLMVSQINYTITNYADHHPENISHDRINRYIKGDKLKPRLVWEQVKQDIVADAEGYLLFDDTVLDKDHSHKIELVNRQYSGNAKRLIKGIGLVNCIYVNPHTQQYWVIDYRIYDKAIDGKTKLDHLKDMLRHTIEYKQLVFKTVLMDSWYATKDIMLTIDGLGKIFYCPLKSNRLVDDSKGQRAYTSVSALQWTEAEQDNGKLIKINKFPKHYKVQLFRVVVSTHRTDWVVTNDTTQTNRDDVQQVCAIRWKIEQFHREIKQLTGIESNQCRKARIQRNHICCSILVWISLTRIARQTKKTVYQLKHGLLDDYLCEQLRSPRLIVA; encoded by the coding sequence ATGAAGAAGCCTAAAGTAACCCGACTAGATTATTGCCAATATCTCATGGTGAGCCAAATAAACTACACCATCACCAACTATGCTGATCATCATCCTGAGAACATCAGTCATGACCGTATCAACCGTTATATTAAAGGTGACAAGCTCAAACCTCGTCTAGTATGGGAACAAGTTAAACAAGACATTGTCGCCGATGCTGAGGGTTACTTGCTCTTTGATGATACCGTATTAGACAAAGATCACAGTCATAAGATAGAACTGGTCAACCGCCAATATAGTGGCAATGCTAAACGATTAATTAAAGGCATTGGTCTTGTAAACTGCATCTACGTTAACCCGCATACCCAGCAGTATTGGGTTATTGACTACCGTATTTACGACAAAGCCATCGATGGTAAAACCAAGCTTGATCATTTAAAAGATATGTTACGACACACGATCGAGTACAAGCAATTGGTATTTAAAACGGTGCTCATGGACAGCTGGTATGCCACTAAAGATATCATGCTGACTATTGATGGTTTAGGTAAAATCTTTTACTGTCCGCTTAAGAGCAACCGTTTGGTTGATGATTCTAAGGGGCAACGCGCTTATACCTCAGTCAGTGCTTTACAATGGACTGAGGCCGAACAAGATAATGGCAAATTAATTAAGATCAATAAATTTCCTAAACACTATAAAGTGCAACTGTTTCGGGTTGTGGTGAGTACTCACCGCACGGATTGGGTCGTAACCAACGACACCACTCAAACAAATCGTGATGACGTACAACAGGTGTGCGCCATACGCTGGAAAATTGAGCAGTTTCATCGTGAGATTAAGCAATTAACAGGTATAGAGTCTAATCAGTGTCGAAAAGCACGTATTCAGCGCAATCATATTTGCTGTTCTATATTAGTTTGGATAAGTTTGACCCGTATTGCTAGGCAGACAAAGAAAACGGTATATCAGTTAAAACATGGCTTGCTGGATGACTATCTCTGCGAGCAGTTGCGCTCGCCTAGACTGATTGTTGCGTAA
- the htpX gene encoding protease HtpX, protein MMRIGLFLLTNLAVLVVFGIVFSILSAFFGLGSVHGAGGVNFGSLAVMCAVYGMVGSMISLFLSKWMAKRSTGTVVIEQPRNSTEQWLVETVAKQAKAVNIDMPEVGIFDNSQPNAFATGWNKNKALVAVSSGLLHTMTPDEVEAVLAHEIGHVANGDMVTLALIQGVVNAFVMFFARIVGSFVDRVVFKNEDGPGIGYFITSMVMDILLGFLASAIVMWFSRQREFRADAMGAKLAGRNKMISALDALRPAEQRPDQMPESMQAFAISSGQSQSFSIANFFRSHPTLDDRIAALRNAN, encoded by the coding sequence ATGATGCGTATTGGCCTGTTTTTATTGACCAACTTAGCAGTACTGGTGGTTTTCGGTATTGTGTTTAGTATTTTATCCGCCTTTTTTGGCCTAGGTTCCGTTCATGGTGCTGGGGGTGTAAATTTCGGTAGCTTGGCAGTGATGTGTGCCGTATATGGTATGGTGGGGTCAATGATTTCACTGTTTTTATCAAAATGGATGGCCAAAAGATCAACCGGTACGGTGGTCATTGAGCAACCCAGAAATTCGACTGAACAGTGGTTGGTAGAGACCGTAGCGAAGCAAGCCAAAGCAGTAAATATCGATATGCCTGAAGTGGGTATCTTTGATAACTCTCAGCCCAATGCCTTTGCTACCGGTTGGAATAAAAATAAAGCGTTGGTAGCGGTGTCATCTGGTCTACTACATACTATGACTCCTGATGAAGTAGAGGCCGTTTTGGCACATGAGATTGGTCACGTCGCCAATGGGGATATGGTAACGTTGGCCCTAATACAAGGGGTAGTGAACGCTTTTGTGATGTTCTTTGCTCGTATCGTTGGCAGCTTCGTCGACAGAGTGGTGTTTAAAAACGAAGACGGCCCAGGTATCGGTTATTTCATTACCAGTATGGTGATGGATATCTTACTAGGCTTCTTAGCTTCGGCCATCGTTATGTGGTTCTCACGTCAACGTGAATTCCGTGCCGATGCGATGGGCGCCAAATTAGCAGGTCGCAATAAGATGATCAGTGCGCTTGATGCATTACGTCCTGCGGAACAGCGTCCAGACCAGATGCCAGAGAGTATGCAAGCTTTTGCCATCTCTAGTGGTCAATCACAAAGCTTTAGTATTGCCAATTTCTTCCGCTCGCATCCGACATTAGATGATCGTATTGCAGCGTTGAGAAACGCTAACTAG
- the glyQ gene encoding glycine--tRNA ligase subunit alpha encodes MTFQQLILTLQTYWAEKGCVVLQPYDMEVGAGTFHTATFLRSLGPEAWNAAYVQPSRRPTDGRYGNNPNRLQHYYQFQVVMKPNPPNIQELYLGSLEAIGIDTLTHDVRFVEDNWESPTLGAWGLGWEVWLNGMEVTQFTYFQQVGGIECFPVTGEITYGLERLAMYIQGVDSVYDLVWTDGEFGKVTYGDVFHQNEVEQSTYNFEYADVPKMFDLFDFYEQQADKLVEAGLPLPAYEMVLKASHTFNLLDARGAISVTERQRFILRVRTLARKVAQGYVQARAKLGFPLADEAHKEAALNKYLPKDESAADKKAEK; translated from the coding sequence ATGACTTTTCAACAACTGATTCTAACTTTGCAAACTTATTGGGCGGAAAAAGGCTGTGTGGTACTTCAGCCTTACGATATGGAAGTGGGTGCGGGGACTTTTCATACCGCAACTTTTTTACGTTCTTTAGGCCCAGAAGCGTGGAACGCAGCTTATGTGCAGCCTTCACGTCGCCCAACAGATGGCCGTTATGGTAATAACCCTAACCGCTTACAGCATTATTATCAGTTCCAAGTGGTCATGAAGCCAAATCCACCTAACATTCAAGAGCTGTATTTGGGTTCATTAGAAGCCATCGGTATTGATACGTTGACTCATGATGTTCGTTTTGTAGAAGACAACTGGGAATCACCTACTTTAGGTGCATGGGGACTAGGTTGGGAAGTTTGGTTAAATGGTATGGAAGTAACCCAGTTTACCTACTTCCAGCAAGTTGGTGGTATTGAGTGTTTCCCTGTTACCGGAGAGATTACTTACGGTCTAGAGCGTTTGGCCATGTACATTCAGGGCGTAGACAGCGTCTATGACTTGGTGTGGACCGATGGTGAATTTGGCAAAGTGACTTACGGCGATGTGTTCCATCAAAACGAAGTCGAGCAGTCGACCTATAACTTCGAATACGCTGATGTGCCTAAGATGTTTGATTTGTTTGATTTTTATGAGCAACAAGCAGATAAGTTGGTAGAAGCAGGCTTACCATTACCGGCCTATGAAATGGTATTAAAGGCCTCTCATACCTTTAATTTATTGGATGCCCGTGGTGCTATTTCAGTGACTGAACGTCAGCGCTTTATCCTAAGAGTACGTACTTTGGCCCGCAAAGTAGCACAAGGCTATGTTCAAGCTCGTGCTAAGCTTGGCTTCCCGTTGGCAGATGAGGCACATAAAGAAGCCGCTCTTAACAAGTATTTGCCGAAAGATGAGAGTGCAGCGGATAAGAAAGCAGAAAAGTAG